TAAATCCCTATCATTTAAAATATAGATTTTAAATTTGAGTGTCATTCTTTTTTATATAGCCTTCACTTTCTTGTTGAGAAAGTCTAACATTGGTGGGATAAGCGCAGGTGTGGTTTACTGACAATGACCACAAGAGCAGCCGCTCACCTACGCCAGCTCTTCCAACTCTGACACAGCCTAAATAAAAGCAAAGAAAGGCTGTGCGTTTGTTGGCGAACATGGCTTAAGCCTACTGTCGATTTAATTTCTATCCTGACCTTTTGTTCGTATGAGGAATGCATTCATAGTTGTTATAACCATTTAAGTCACGTGTAAGTGTTATTTATTACTAATTCATACTTTTTTATGATTTCAAAATAAATGACTATCAGACTCACTGCTCTTCCTCTTAGGACCACAAGGCATGAGGAATGACACAAAAGACGGCTGGAATTCAGTCGGACCTGCATTGCAGAACAGTAGGGTACTGTAGCTCTTTTTCGCCATGCACAACTAAAGAATGTATGACCTAGCCTATTAGATTTCCCTCACAGGTAGATGCTTACAGTTTCCAGAATAACACATTTGTGTGTGCACAGGTTcttagttttgttgactgcaAGTGTAGTTTTGTTGACTTTTGTTTGCCAGAGAAATGTGTGAAATACATTCAAAAACAGATGTCAGTAGTTCATCATTTGGAGTGATCCAACATTTCACACAGAAAAATGTGACATCTGTTGCAATCTTGTTAGCTATTATTATTAAAACAATATTAACTTAGTGTATTGCTTACCACAAAATGTTGTTGATATCAAAAGACTGATGAGGCAAACTGACATTCACCTGATAAAATGCCATgattcattaaaaaaatatatcaatGACAACTCCAGCATAGACATAACACCTATGTTCACAAATTTCTGATGTGCCTCCAAGAAGGGTAATGCTGCATCTGGGAAAAAATGTAAGGTTTAAAAGGCAGCTACAGGAAATAAATGTTGCAGAACAGGAAATGTGTGGCACATACTTCTTCAGAGACCGTTTTAAGTCCAAAATAAACAACACAAATTAATGTAGCCTATAAGCTTTTTAATTCAACAAGAACATTGCGATAGAACAAGAAGCACAAATTGAAGAACTACACTGTTGGAGTTTGGACCCTAAGATTTTCACTGTATCCGCAATTatacctgcaaccctgtacatgtgactattaaataCTGAATCACTCTGGTGATTATACTGCGGGAGAAGCCATGAGACTATCCAAATCAGGGTTGGAGTAACTGAAATTATTTTCTATTAGGAAGATCCTGAATTAAAAAGTAATTGACCCCCAATCCTGATCCAAGTCAACAGATTAAAACCATGTTCTCTTGAGAGCATACTGTACCTGACAGTGGAGGATGTTTCACTGGTTTACCTAACACACCTCACTGAACATAGTTCCACAGATTCACTTTATGAATTTCCGGTCCACAGATTTTCTGGGAGCCTTCAGTCACACAACCGGCTTGTATGCATGGCTGTTAGGACTGCAATGCTGGTACCTCCCAAAATAGACCATGTATGACATTCCATGATTTGAAAAGACTTTAGACCCTGTACTTGATATGCTGTGTATCATGTAATAAGTGTTTGTATAGTCCCAGTATGTCTGATCAGAGGAAGGGAGGATCATAGAGGGAGGAAGGTAAACTCAGTGAGCAGCAGTCCTGAACAGCAGAGACCCTCTTCTCCGTTCAAGTCAATTATCTCACCATCCCCCATCATGTCGCCCCTCTGCACCACAGAGATATGACAGAATGGTGGGATAATGCAGCATTCTTCAGACAACACAGAGGAACCCTGTGCTGCCCTACATAACGACCGTACAGCCAATGACATGGAATTGTGACAAAGTTGAATACTGTTGTATATTACTGTAGCCACAGTGAAAGGTGTGAAAATGTGAGAAAATCAACTCCTTTTGGAGGAATGTCTTCTGCGACGGCTGGTGTGACTGTTTCGTCGCGTGAGCTCAGATGGCTCGGAGTGCGACCGCTCGTGCGCCTTCAGGAGACGCAGGTATCTGAAGGCTTTTCCACACTGGCCACAGCTGTGGCCCTCGCCTGTGTGTTTAAACTTGTGCTCCCTCAGGTGCGTGTGTAGTTTGTAGGTCTTCCCACACTCGTCGCAGCTGTAAGGGCGTTCGTTCGAGTGCAGCCCCCGCTTGTGTATGCGGAGGCCCCCGCTGTCTTTAAAGGTCTTGTCGCATATGTCGCATCTGTAAGGTTTCTCTGAAGAGTGCCTGCGTATGTGGGCCTGGAGTAGGCTGTTGTTGCCAAACATCTTCTGGCAGACGGGGCAGGGGAGCTTGGGACTGGGGTCATGGTCTTTTTGGTGTCTCTTTAGGTCAAACTCATAAACAAAGGTCCTTCCGCACTGGGCACACAGGAACTGGCGGTTCCCAATGTGGTAGCCCATGTGTCTCTTTAACAAGCTTGGCATAAAGAAACGCAACCCACACTGCTCACAGGCGTACGGGCGGTCCATGGTGTGCCAGCGCTGGTGGGCAGACAGCTGGAATTGGGTTGGGAAACTCTTCGGACAATGAGTGCAGAAATAGGTATTCTCACTTGTATGACAATCCATGTGTCGTTTGCAGTACTGTACCTGCGTGAAACCCTTGCCACATATGGTGCATTTGTATGGTCTAGCATCCGTGTGGACACGATGGTGATTCTGAAGGCCAACCTTTCTCCGAAAGCACTTGCCGCACTCGTCGCAGCTAAAGGGCCGCACGTCAGAGTGAATTTTCATATGGTTGGTCAGGAGTGCCAACGTCCTGAAGAACCTGCTACAATCGCTGCACTTGAAAGGTTTCTCCCCGGTGTGTATGCGGAGGTGATCCTCCAGCCGTCCCCGAGACAGAAAACGCTTCCCACACTCTTGGCAGGAGTTGGTTGCAGGGTTTCTCTTTTTCGAGCACGCTACTCGTAGTGGCTTTTGCACCCTCTTCCTTTGGATAATGGAACTCTCAAAGAGATCGACCTCTGTTTCCTGACCCCCGATCACCACACTGCTTCCGAGACCTGTGTCGGCCGACTCCATCTCCTTGTCCAAATGATCGTTTTGTGGAAGGGGTGGCAAGGAATGGAGTGATAAAGTGTAACTGGCTATATGGGAGACCCACTGGTCGACACTCGTTAGCTCGACCGGCTGGTTATCCGTGGCAGGGAGGACTATCTGTGAAGGAGAGGCTTCAGTGTTGGAAGTACTCATTAGTGATACAAGCTGTTGCTGTCTCATTGTTTGCAACATACTCCTTACTGTTGGTGCCCCTTTTGATGGTGCCCCTCCCACCAGCCCGCTAACACCTTGAGGACTAGAACAGACCACGGCGCTCTCTGGCAGTACAtcgtcttctctctccacagtactATCTTCTCCAGCATGGTCAGAGTCTTCTGACATCATTCCCAGATCCTCCAAGTTACTGAAGGAGGCAGGGTTCATGACGCTTAGAGCGGCATCTAATGATTCTGATGGCTCGTCAAAATCTGGCTCCATTGATGGCATTCCACACGCGAGGCGGAAGGACAGCGAGGACAGCACACAGTCACCCACAGAAGAAGTGACAGGTACTGAGAGAAAGGGACAAATATAGAAAAATGACATTCTGATTGGTTGAATGTGAAAGCCTAGGAATAAGCATGTTGACATTAATACCATTGAAAAACTATTTCACATTCCTGTAAATACAGCTAGTTCAAAGTGATCCATGACAGTTTGGGGAAAACTACATTGTTCTTTGTTTATCTGTTGATAATTCTACTTAACATTAACAGGAAGGAGAAGATATGATTAAAGTAAGCCTACCAAACTGAATCTTATTTAGCAGGTTCTGGTGCTGGAGGAGAATCTTCAGGTGCTCAGGGTCAGACACAGACTTTCCACACTCCTCCAGGtcagagggggcagcactgataATGGACGCTATCTGAGAAGAGTTAGAAGCTAAGATCAGCAACCAGGGGGTTTCTTAGAATGCGCAGGATAAACAACATTATGGCTTGTGTTGGCAAGTATACAGCTGTCTAACAATGTCAACATTAGATATGATTGGCGAATTGTTAGTTATAGACTTGTTGTGTAACAGTTCATTACCTGGGAGAGATCTGGCACAGATAGCAGTCGTTCCAGTCTGAGGACCAAGCCTCCCACAAGGGCCTGCAGTGCTGTGTCATACTTGGAGCCATACTGTGTATGAAACTCCTCCTACAGGGAAGGA
This is a stretch of genomic DNA from Salvelinus alpinus chromosome 11, SLU_Salpinus.1, whole genome shotgun sequence. It encodes these proteins:
- the LOC139533986 gene encoding uncharacterized protein, producing MDKRVKKSTASTAPPLPLSSLRLLVSPLRLMYSFVWHVVNQRNVMHYGKVEEFVTVVTEAVPKLLSYKQRAQLILGLRARMILELFRKDPPNLQDIQRLLEKMNILGQPDAEVEESQANFVALVQTLLKNPYERKHFFQEEFHTQYGSKYDTALQALVGGLVLRLERLLSVPDLSQIASIISAAPSDLEECGKSVSDPEHLKILLQHQNLLNKIQFVPVTSSVGDCVLSSLSFRLACGMPSMEPDFDEPSESLDAALSVMNPASFSNLEDLGMMSEDSDHAGEDSTVEREDDVLPESAVVCSSPQGVSGLVGGAPSKGAPTVRSMLQTMRQQQLVSLMSTSNTEASPSQIVLPATDNQPVELTSVDQWVSHIASYTLSLHSLPPLPQNDHLDKEMESADTGLGSSVVIGGQETEVDLFESSIIQRKRVQKPLRVACSKKRNPATNSCQECGKRFLSRGRLEDHLRIHTGEKPFKCSDCSRFFRTLALLTNHMKIHSDVRPFSCDECGKCFRRKVGLQNHHRVHTDARPYKCTICGKGFTQVQYCKRHMDCHTSENTYFCTHCPKSFPTQFQLSAHQRWHTMDRPYACEQCGLRFFMPSLLKRHMGYHIGNRQFLCAQCGRTFVYEFDLKRHQKDHDPSPKLPCPVCQKMFGNNSLLQAHIRRHSSEKPYRCDICDKTFKDSGGLRIHKRGLHSNERPYSCDECGKTYKLHTHLREHKFKHTGEGHSCGQCGKAFRYLRLLKAHERSHSEPSELTRRNSHTSRRRRHSSKRS